The proteins below are encoded in one region of Streptomyces cyanogenus:
- a CDS encoding ribonuclease J: protein MSHPHPELGPPPPLPEGGLRVTPLGGLGEIGRNMTVFEYGGRLLIVDCGVLFPEEEQPGIDLILPDFSSVRDRLDDIEGIVLTHGHEDHIGGVPFLLREKPDIPLIGSKLTLALIEAKLQEHRIRPYTLEVAEGHRERVGPFDCEFVAVNHSIPDALAVAIRTPAGMVVHTGDFKMDQLPLDNRLTDLHAFARLSEEGIDLLLADSTNAEVPGFVPPEREISNVLRQVFAGARKRIIVASFASHVHRIQQILDAAHEYGRRVAFVGRSMVRNMGIARDLGYLKIPPGLVVDVKTLDDLPDHEVVLVCTGSQGEPMAALSRMANRDHQIRIVEGDTVILASSLIPGNENAVYRVINGLTRWGANVVHKGNAKVHVSGHASAGELLYFYNICRPKNLMPVHGEWRHLRANAELGALTGVPHDRIVIAEDGVAVDLIEGKAKISGKVQAGYVYVDGLSVGDVGEPALKDRKILGDEGIISVFVVVDASTGKITGGPHVQARGSGIEDSAFADVLPKITEVLERSAQDGVVEPHQLQQLIRRTLGKWVSDTYRRRPMILPVVVEV, encoded by the coding sequence TTGAGCCATCCGCATCCTGAACTCGGCCCGCCCCCGCCGCTCCCCGAGGGCGGCCTGCGGGTCACCCCGCTCGGCGGCCTCGGTGAGATCGGCCGAAACATGACGGTCTTCGAGTACGGCGGCCGCCTGCTGATCGTCGACTGCGGAGTGCTCTTCCCCGAGGAGGAGCAGCCCGGAATCGACCTGATCCTGCCGGACTTCTCGTCCGTCCGGGACCGCCTCGACGACATCGAGGGCATCGTCCTGACGCACGGCCACGAGGACCACATCGGCGGCGTCCCCTTCCTGCTCCGCGAGAAGCCGGACATCCCGCTGATCGGCTCCAAGCTGACCCTGGCCCTGATCGAGGCCAAGCTCCAGGAGCACCGGATCCGTCCGTACACCCTGGAGGTGGCGGAGGGGCACCGTGAGCGCGTCGGCCCCTTCGACTGCGAGTTCGTCGCCGTCAACCACTCCATCCCGGACGCCCTGGCCGTCGCCATCCGCACGCCCGCCGGCATGGTGGTGCACACCGGCGACTTCAAGATGGACCAGCTCCCGCTGGACAACCGCCTCACAGACCTGCACGCCTTCGCGCGGCTGAGCGAGGAGGGCATCGACCTCCTCCTCGCCGACTCCACGAACGCCGAGGTCCCGGGCTTCGTCCCGCCCGAGCGCGAGATCTCCAACGTGCTGCGGCAGGTCTTCGCCGGCGCCCGCAAGCGGATCATCGTGGCGAGCTTCGCCAGCCACGTCCACCGCATCCAGCAGATCCTGGACGCGGCCCACGAGTACGGCCGCCGGGTCGCCTTCGTCGGCCGTTCCATGGTCCGCAACATGGGCATCGCCCGTGACCTGGGCTACCTGAAGATCCCGCCGGGCCTGGTGGTGGACGTCAAGACGCTGGACGACCTGCCCGACCACGAGGTGGTCCTGGTCTGCACGGGCTCCCAGGGCGAGCCGATGGCCGCCCTGTCCCGCATGGCCAACCGCGACCACCAGATCCGCATCGTCGAGGGCGACACGGTCATCCTCGCCTCCTCGCTGATCCCGGGGAACGAGAACGCGGTCTACCGCGTGATCAACGGCCTGACCCGCTGGGGCGCCAACGTCGTCCACAAGGGCAACGCCAAGGTGCATGTTTCCGGCCACGCGTCCGCGGGCGAGTTGCTGTACTTCTACAACATCTGCCGCCCGAAGAACCTGATGCCGGTCCACGGCGAATGGCGCCACCTGCGGGCCAACGCCGAGTTGGGCGCCCTGACCGGCGTCCCGCACGACCGGATCGTCATCGCAGAGGACGGCGTGGCGGTCGACCTGATCGAGGGCAAGGCCAAGATCTCCGGCAAGGTCCAGGCCGGTTACGTCTACGTCGACGGACTCTCGGTCGGCGACGTCGGTGAGCCGGCGCTCAAGGACCGCAAGATCCTCGGCGACGAGGGCATCATCTCGGTCTTCGTGGTCGTGGACGCCTCCACCGGCAAGATCACCGGCGGTCCGCACGTCCAGGCGCGCGGCTCCGGCATCGAGGACTCGGCCTTCGCCGACGTCCTCCCGAAGATCACGGAGGTCCTGGAGCGGTCCGCCCAGGACGGCGTCGTGGAGCCCCACCAGCTCCAGCAGCTCATCCGCCGGACCCTCGGCAAGTGGGTCTCGGACACGTATCGCCGCAGGCCGATGATCCTGCCGGTGGTCGTGGAGGTCTGA
- the dapA gene encoding 4-hydroxy-tetrahydrodipicolinate synthase, with protein MAPTSTPQTPFGRVLTAMVTPFTADGALDLDGAQRLAAHLVDAGNDGLIVNGTTGESPTTSDAEKSDLVRAVLEAVGDRAHVVAGVGTNDTHHSIELAREAERVGAHGLLVVTPYYNKPPQEGLYRHFTAVADATGLPVMLYDIPGRSGVPISTETLVRLAEHPRIVANKDAKGDLGRASWAIARSGLAWYSGDDMLNLPLLSVGAVGFVSVVGHLVTPDLRALVDAYVSGDVVKATEIHQKLLPVYTGMFRTQGVMTTKAALALQGLPAGPLRSPMVECSPEEIAQLKIDLAAGGVQL; from the coding sequence ATGGCTCCGACCTCGACTCCGCAGACCCCCTTCGGGCGGGTCCTCACCGCCATGGTCACGCCCTTCACGGCGGACGGCGCACTCGACCTCGACGGCGCGCAGCGGCTCGCCGCCCACCTGGTGGACGCAGGCAACGACGGCCTGATCGTCAACGGCACCACCGGCGAGTCCCCCACCACGAGCGACGCGGAGAAATCGGACCTGGTACGAGCCGTCCTCGAGGCCGTCGGCGACCGCGCCCACGTCGTCGCCGGCGTCGGAACCAACGACACGCACCACAGCATCGAGCTGGCCCGCGAGGCCGAGCGCGTCGGCGCCCACGGCCTGCTGGTCGTCACGCCGTACTACAACAAGCCCCCGCAGGAGGGCCTGTACCGGCACTTCACGGCCGTCGCGGACGCCACCGGCCTGCCCGTCATGCTCTACGACATCCCCGGCCGCAGCGGCGTCCCGATCAGCACCGAGACGCTCGTCCGGCTCGCCGAGCACCCCCGGATCGTCGCCAACAAGGACGCCAAGGGCGACCTCGGCCGCGCCAGCTGGGCCATCGCCCGGTCCGGCCTCGCCTGGTACTCCGGCGACGACATGCTCAACCTCCCGCTCCTCTCCGTGGGCGCGGTCGGCTTCGTCTCCGTCGTCGGCCACCTCGTCACCCCCGACCTGCGCGCCCTGGTGGACGCGTACGTCTCCGGTGACGTCGTCAAGGCCACCGAGATCCACCAGAAGCTGCTCCCGGTCTACACCGGCATGTTCCGTACCCAGGGCGTCATGACCACCAAGGCGGCCCTCGCCCTTCAGGGCCTGCCCGCCGGACCGCTGCGCTCGCCCATGGTCGAGTGCTCGCCCGAGGAGATCGCCCAGCTCAAGATCGATCTTGCTGCCGGCGGGGTACAGCTCTGA
- the thyX gene encoding FAD-dependent thymidylate synthase — protein sequence MGRTPHPVTTPESLTFRSDVTVELVKSSASDADVLFAARVSTAGEQSLDELKKDPERSKGLINYLMRDRHGSPFEHNSMTFFISAPIFVFREFMRHRVGWSYNEESGRYRELQPVFYVPDASRKLVQEGRPGKYVFVEGTPAQHEAVTGTLRESYEQAYAAYQKMLAEGVAREVARAALPVGLYSSMYATCNARSLMHFLGLRTQHELAKVPSFPQREIEMVGEKMEAEWAKLMPLTYAAFNANGRVAP from the coding sequence ATGGGAAGGACCCCTCACCCCGTGACCACCCCCGAGTCGCTCACGTTCCGCAGTGACGTCACCGTCGAGCTGGTGAAGTCCAGCGCTTCGGACGCCGACGTGCTCTTCGCCGCCCGCGTCTCCACCGCCGGTGAGCAGTCCCTGGACGAGCTGAAGAAGGACCCCGAGCGCTCCAAGGGCCTGATCAACTACCTGATGCGCGACCGGCACGGCAGCCCGTTCGAGCACAACTCGATGACGTTCTTCATCAGCGCCCCGATCTTCGTCTTCCGCGAGTTCATGCGGCACCGCGTCGGCTGGTCGTACAACGAGGAGTCCGGCCGCTACCGCGAGCTCCAGCCGGTCTTCTACGTCCCGGACGCCTCCCGCAAGCTCGTCCAGGAGGGCCGCCCGGGCAAGTACGTCTTCGTCGAGGGCACCCCCGCCCAGCACGAGGCGGTCACCGGCACCCTGCGGGAGTCGTACGAGCAGGCGTACGCGGCCTACCAGAAGATGCTCGCCGAGGGCGTCGCCCGCGAGGTCGCCCGTGCCGCGCTCCCGGTCGGCCTCTACTCCTCGATGTACGCCACCTGCAACGCCCGCTCCCTGATGCACTTCCTCGGTCTGCGCACCCAGCACGAGCTGGCCAAGGTGCCGTCCTTCCCGCAGCGGGAGATCGAGATGGTGGGCGAGAAGATGGAGGCGGAGTGGGCGAAGCTCATGCCGCTGACGTACGCCGCCTTCAACGCGAACGGGCGTGTGGCCCCGTAG